A segment of the uncultured Desulfobulbus sp. genome:
GATCGCGGCCCGGGTCCTGCAGGGAAAATCCGCCCCAGGGACCGATCAATCCTCGGGTGCTTCACAAGGCGATCATCGATCCGCCATTCGCCGTATCCTCACCCCGCAGGCAGCAACCGCGCTGGAACAGCCCGTCGAGGAGGAGCAGGTCCTTCCCGAGACGCTGGAGCATGAGGTGGCCGTGTTGCAGAGCGGCGGTCGTCCTCTGCCACCTCCGCTGCGGGCGGAGATGGAGGGCCGTTTTGGTATGGATTGGGGCTCGGTGCGGATCCATACCGATGCAAATGCGGCGCGGCTAAGCGAGATCCTCCACGCCCGGGCCTTCACCGTTGGCGAGCATATCGCCTTCAACGACGGCAGTTTTCAGCCGGAGACCGGATCCGGTCGATTTCTTTTGGCCCATGAGCTGGCCCATGTGGCCCAGCATCGCGGCGCAGCCGAATCCGCGGTCAACCAGCCGGTTCGCCGGGGATTCTGGAGCGATCTCTACAATTCGGCCGCTGAAACCCTGGGGGATATCGCCGATTGGGCCATGGACCAGGTCGAGGAATTCGGCTGGCGTCTTATCGAGAGCATTTCGCCCGAATTTGCCCGCACGGTCCGCGCCATCGCCGACGAGGGCGTCGTCCACTGGCTGAGTCGCCAAGTGTCCCATGCCTTGGATGGTTTTATCAACACCCTGCGCAGCCTGGTGCCCTTTGATGCGCCACAGCAGCTCATCGCCTTTTTTTCCGGGTTGGTGGAACGGGCCGCCGGGATCGCGGGCGCCCTGGCCTCGGGACGCTGCGAACCCCTGATGCAGGCCATCACCGCGATCAAGACCTTTGTGGTGGAAACCGCCGGTGTGGCCTGGGACCGGTTGACCGAGTTTCTCCAGCCTGTGGCCACCTTTTTCAGCGACCTCTGGAGTCAGTTCGGCACGCCGGCTGTGCAGTGGCTGCAGGATTTCGGTGGCGAGGTCTGGCAGGGAATTCAGGACCTGGGCCGTCGTTTCTGGGATTGGATCCGCCCGGTGCGCGAGGCAGCGTCCCGGGTGTGGAACTGGTTTTCCGGCAGGCTGTTCGGTTCCTCCGGAGGAGAGGGGGACGGCTCGAGCCAGGGCGGCATTCTCGGATGGATCACGCAAAAGGCCGGCGAGGCCTGGGACTGGGTGCGCGAGCAGACGCGTCCGGTCTGGCAGCCTGTGGCCAACCTGGCCGGCCAGGTGGCGGAGCTGCTGCCGCCGGCCTTTGTCCGTGAGCTGGGCGAGCGGGCGCAACAGCTCTCGACCGAGCTTGAGCCTGCGACCGCGGGTATGGATGGGGGCGCAGGCGTACCGGAGGCGCGCAACAACCTGGCCTCCTCCCTGCCTTCGATCCTCAATGTTATCGGTACGATCCGCAGTGTTATCGTGCATATCAGCCAGTGGCTGTCAACCCGCATAACCGCAGTGGCAAGCCTGATCACCGGTCTGGTGAATCGCCTGCGGGCCAGCGCGCTCCTTTCCTGGCTTTCCAGCCCCTTCAGTGCCCTTGAACAGGCGCTGAGCTTTCTCGCCAATTGGGCCAGCAACGCGGTAGCCAGCCTTTTTGCCACCCTGCTGCAGGCCTTTGATGCGCTCTCGCCTTTTTTTGAGCTGGTGCTCGAGACCGTGCGCAAGGTGATCACCATCTTTGGCGACCTGTTGCAGTTGCCGTTGTTGGTGCTCAACGGAATCTGGCAGCGGGTACCGCGCTGTATCCGCGAACCCATTGAAAATTTCATCAAGAACCAGATTCTTGCCCGCATCCCCGTTTTTGGCCAGTTTTTCTCCGATCCCGAACTCTGGCCGCGGGTGCAGCAGACCGCCCTGGGGATTCTCCGTCGTATCTTTGTCGATGGAGACATCGGTGGCGCGGCCTGGGCCTTTTTCCAGACGATTTTAGGTATTCTCGGCGTTCCCGCCCAGCTGGTGGTGCAGATTCTTGCCAGAGCGGCGCGGGCGATCGGCGATATCCTCACCAACCCCATCGGCTTTCTCGGCAACCTCCTCCGGGCCATGGGCAGGGGATTCACCCAGTTTTTTGCCAATATCGGCACCCATCTGCTCAGCGGCCTCACCAACTGGCTCTTTGCCACTGTCCGTGATGCGGGCATCAACCCGCCCACGGATTTCTCCCTGCGCTCGGTGCTGGGTTTTGTCCTCGAGATCCTGGGGGTGAGTGCTGAAAATATCTTCCGCCGTCTCGGGCGGCGAATCAGCCCGGCCATCGTTGCCCGGTTGCGGTCCATGCTCTCTCTGGCCACCGGGGTCTGGTCCTTTATCGCCACCCTGATCAACGAGGGGCCGGCCGGGTTGTGGCGAGAGTTGAGCGAGCGGCTCACCAGCCTCTGGGACAGTGTGGTCGAGGGCGTGGTCGGATTCATCACCGAGCGGGTGATCGGCTGGGCGGCCCGCTGGCTTGTGTCGCTTCTCGACGTGACCGGAATCATGCCGGTGATCAACGCCCTGATCGCCATTTACCGCGCCATCGAATCCTTTATGCAGTATCTGCGGCAGATGCTTGAGATTGTTGCCCAGGTGCTGGATGGCATTGCCGGGATTGCCCGCGGAGCGATCGGCAAGGCCGCCGGCTTTGTCGAGCGCGCCCTGGCCGGTGCCCTGCCCATTGCCATCGGCTTTCTCGCCAACCAGGCTGGGCTGGGTAGACTGTCGCAGCGGCTGCGGGAAATTCTCGGCGGACTGCGTGGCCGGGTGGACCGGGCCATCGACTGGCTCATCGATCGCGCCCTGCGTCTGGGCCGGTCGATCCTGGATCTGGTGCGCAGGGGAACCGCCGCTGTGGGGCGGGGCATTGGCCGCTTGCGCGATTGGTGGCGGGCCCGCCGCAATTTTCAAGCCGGCGGCAGTCGGCACAGTGTCTACATTCAGGGCAGCGGTCGCAGCGCCCGCATCATGATCGCCTCGCCCCCCACCCCCTATGCCGATTTTATCCGCAGCGTGACTGTCGCCCCTGACAAACAGTCCGACAAGAATCAGGCGGTCGAGATCGCGACCCAGGTCGATACCGCCATCGCCACCGCCAGCCGGGACAATGCCACACCCGGTGCGGCCGGGAGCACGCCGACCACCGTCAACCACGCCGATATCATCGACGGCCTGCTCGGACGCCTGGCCGACGCAACCGCCCGCTTCATGCCCATGGATATCACCCGCTCCACCGATCCGGTCTATGGCAGCCAGGTGAACGGTTTCGGCGCTTCGGCCAGCGTGGTGCGCCTCACCCCGCTGCACAACAACGGCAGTTCGCCCTCCAGCGGCGAGATGGGCAATCCCCTCTGGGGCAAGGTGAGCAAGCGCAAGCAGGGGCAGGGGGTGTATTACATCAAGGGGCACCTGCTCAACGATAACCTCGGCGGGCCGGGCAGTACCTGGAACAACCTGACACCGCTGACCCAGGCGGCCAACAGCGATCACAAAAATAGGTTTGAGAAATTTGTGAAATTGGCGGTCAACGGCAGCGAGGGGCCGTACAATGAGCCCACCCCTGACCAGGCGCGCGCAAGGAACCTGAAGACGGTCAACTTTGTGGTAACCGCCCGTTACGGGCAGCAGGCTCGAGCTGCCGATATCGCCTATTTTCGCGATCAGGGAGGTCAGGACGCCACGGATAAGGCGGATATCATCGAGGGCGAACAGGCCATCCCGGTGGCCCTGGACTGCGCGGCCCATGAGATCCGGTCCGATGGAACGGCCGGCGGTCCGGTGGCGCGGCATACGGTGGACAATCGAATCGACACGACGCTTGATCATTACGCCACCCGTCCCATCCCCAAACGGATTGTCTATCTCAACGAAATGTCGCGCAGCGAATTGCTGACCCTCTCTGGAATAGGGGAAGCCCTGGCCGATGCCATTGTCGAACAGCGTCCCTTCCGCACCCGCGCGGAAATGCAGGCCAAGGTCCATATTGCCCAGGGGCGCTGGAATCAGCTGCAGAACACCCCGGGGCTGGAGGTGCGGATCTATCGCCGCTGAGTCCGCTCAGGGACGAAAGAGCTGCTCTGCCAGGTCGGCAACCGTGCGGATGGGGAGCAGTTGAATATCCTTTCCCGCCTTCTTCTGCAGCTGTTTGCTGGAGGACTCGGGCATAAGAAAGGTGGTAAAGCCGAGACGTGCAGCCTCGCGCAGCCGTAACTCCGTCTGGCCCACGGCACGGACCTCGCCTGCCAGGCCGACCTCGCCGCAGACAACGGTCGAAGGATTGATCGGTTTTTCAAGGAAGCTGGACAACAGGGCCGCCACCACGCCCAGATCCAGCGCCGGTTCCACGATGCGGATGCCTCCGGCAATATTGAGAAAGATATCGTGATCAAAGAGGGTCACCCCCAGTTTTTTTTCCAGAACCGCGGTGAGCAGGGCAAGGCGCTGTGGATCGGCGCCAATGGCGGTTCTTCGTGCCGTTCCCAGGCTGGAACGGCTCACCAATGCCTGCACCTCGACCAGGATCGGCCGGGTGCCCTCGACGCTGGGCAGCACCACCGACCCCGGCACATTCACCGGACGCTCGGCAAGAAACAGGGCCGAGGGGTTGTCCACCCCTGCCAGACCGCTCTCCTTCATCTCAAAGACACCGATCTCGTTGGTGGAGCCAAAACGGTTCTTCACCGTCCGTAATATACGAAAGACCTGGCCACGATCGCCCTCGAAGTAGAGCACCGTATCCACCATGTGCTCAAGCACACGTGGACCGGCAATGGCGCCGTCTTTGGTTACATGGCCGATGAGGACAATGGGCAGGTGATTGGCCTTGGCCAGGGTGAGCAAGCGGGCGGTGGATTCGCGCACCTGGGTCACCGAACCCGGGGCCGAGCCGACCTCCTCGCTGTAGACCGTCTGGATCGAATCCACCGCCAAGAGGGCAGGCCGCATCGAAAGGGCAAGATCGACGATGGCCTCGACGCAGTTTTCGGTGGAGACCGAGATGGCCTCCTCATGGATACCCAGCCGGTCGGCGCGCATTCGGATCTGCCGCACCGACTCCTCGCCGGTGACGTAGAGGGTGGATTGTTGCTGCGCCGCCAGTGAGGAGAGCAACTGCAGGATCAGGGTCGATTTGCCGATCCCCGGATCGCCGCCGATCAGGACCAGGGATCCCGGAACGATGCCGCCGCCGAGCACCCGGTCCATCTCGCTGATATTGGTAAGCAAACGGGTGTTTTCTTCCGCAACTGCGGCGGTCAGCGGCTGCGCGCTGGCCGCCTTGCGCCCAAGGCGTGTTGGTTGCAGTTGTTGCTGCTCGCTCAGGCTGTCCCAGGCTCCGCAGTCGGGACAGCGGCCCAGCCATTTGCGGCTCTCAAAACCGCATTGTCCACAGACAAAGATTCGTTGTTCTTTTTTCACCGGTTGCCTATTTGTGCTAGGATGAGAATGATTTGCATCAATGGTGTCCCCTGTGCGCAGATGATACCCTGCACCACCGAGCAGTGCAACATGCTGCCCGTTATCACGCAACAGGGACAATCCTTATCAAAGGAAAACCGTTTGCCAATATCCAGCAGGTAGAGTGAGAATGTTGGATCAAACCTTCAAGAGAGGAGCTGCTCCATGCACTACGTGGCCACCAAGATTTGTCGAACCAGTGAAATAGGCCTGAACGGAAACCTGTTTGGCGGGACCATGCTCTCCTGGCTGGATGAGGCGGGAGCGGCTTTTGCCGGCTATCTCTGCCGCGCGCCGGCCATGGTGACCCTCAAGATGGAAGAGGTCCTGTTCAGACGCCCGGTGAAAATCAGCCACCATGTACGGATTTACGCCCGGGTCTACAAGGTGGGCAGGACCTCGATTACCCTCGATGTCGAGGCGAGACGGTTTGATTTTGAAAAAGAGTTGGAAGAAACCGTCTGTTCGACCCGCATGGTCTACGTCAAGATCGATGGCGAGGGCAATGCCGTGCCGATCGACGAACGACTTCGCGACAATATGGATCAATCGATCAGTGATCTCATGCAACGCTTGTAAAGGCAACATTTTCCATGTGGTGAACCTATGTTCAATGCTCCTGTTTTGCCTAAATGTAAAACCAAGATTGTCTGTACCATCGGCCCTGCCTCCGACTCTCCGGAAATGCTCGAAAAGATGCTCGAGGCCGGGATGACCATTGCCCGGCTCAACTTTTCCCACGGCGATTTTCGCGATCACGGTGAGGTGATTGGCCGCATTCGTGCCGCGGTCGAGAAAGTGGGCCGACCGGTGGCGATCATGGCCGATCTGCCGGGGCCGAAAATCCGCATCGGCTCGCTGGAAGAGGAACCGGTCGAGCTGAAGATCGGCGATCCGTTCAGCCTGACCACAGACGAGGTGATAGGCACCAAGGAGCTGGTTTCGGTCACTTTAAAGGAGCTGCCCAAGGCGGTACGACCGGGTGATCTGCTTTTTATCAACGACGGACTCATCCAGGTGCAGGTGGAGGCCATAGATGGGGTGCAGGTGCACTGCCGGGTGGTGGTGGGCGGTCGCCTACGCTCCAAGAAGGGGCTGAATCTGCCGGGTATTGATTTGGGGATCTCCGCCTTTACCGCGCATGACCGGGAGTGTATGCGTTTTGCCCTGGAACAGGGCGTGGATGCGATCAGCCAGTCCTTTGTCAACAGCGCCGACGATATCCATGCCGTGCGCCGGGCGGCAGAGGAGATGGGCTATCACCCTTTTGTCATTGCCAAGATCGAACGGGCTTCGATCCTCGACAAGATCGACGAGATCATGGAGGCTGCCGACGGGGTGATGGTTGCCCGCGGCGATCTGGGCGTGGAGTTGCCAATCGAGGAGATTGCGGTGATGCAGAAGATGATCACTGCCCGCGCCAACCTTTTTGGCAAACCGGTGATCACCGCCACCCAGATGTTGGAGTCGATGATCAACAACCGCAGGCCGACCCGGGCCGAGGCCACCGACGTGGCCAATGCCATCCTCGACGGCACTGACTGCGTGATGCTTTCCGAGGAGTCCGCTCTGGGCCGCTATCCGCTGGAGGCGGTCAAGATGCTGGTGCAGATTGCCCTGGCCACCGAGCCGCACCGGACCAAGCACAGCTACACCAAGATG
Coding sequences within it:
- a CDS encoding DUF4157 domain-containing protein, whose translation is MLTAALTHKQPLNQGRLVVRPVLRPRLKLGAVVDEAEQQADRIAARVLQGKSAPGTDQSSGASQGDHRSAIRRILTPQAATALEQPVEEEQVLPETLEHEVAVLQSGGRPLPPPLRAEMEGRFGMDWGSVRIHTDANAARLSEILHARAFTVGEHIAFNDGSFQPETGSGRFLLAHELAHVAQHRGAAESAVNQPVRRGFWSDLYNSAAETLGDIADWAMDQVEEFGWRLIESISPEFARTVRAIADEGVVHWLSRQVSHALDGFINTLRSLVPFDAPQQLIAFFSGLVERAAGIAGALASGRCEPLMQAITAIKTFVVETAGVAWDRLTEFLQPVATFFSDLWSQFGTPAVQWLQDFGGEVWQGIQDLGRRFWDWIRPVREAASRVWNWFSGRLFGSSGGEGDGSSQGGILGWITQKAGEAWDWVREQTRPVWQPVANLAGQVAELLPPAFVRELGERAQQLSTELEPATAGMDGGAGVPEARNNLASSLPSILNVIGTIRSVIVHISQWLSTRITAVASLITGLVNRLRASALLSWLSSPFSALEQALSFLANWASNAVASLFATLLQAFDALSPFFELVLETVRKVITIFGDLLQLPLLVLNGIWQRVPRCIREPIENFIKNQILARIPVFGQFFSDPELWPRVQQTALGILRRIFVDGDIGGAAWAFFQTILGILGVPAQLVVQILARAARAIGDILTNPIGFLGNLLRAMGRGFTQFFANIGTHLLSGLTNWLFATVRDAGINPPTDFSLRSVLGFVLEILGVSAENIFRRLGRRISPAIVARLRSMLSLATGVWSFIATLINEGPAGLWRELSERLTSLWDSVVEGVVGFITERVIGWAARWLVSLLDVTGIMPVINALIAIYRAIESFMQYLRQMLEIVAQVLDGIAGIARGAIGKAAGFVERALAGALPIAIGFLANQAGLGRLSQRLREILGGLRGRVDRAIDWLIDRALRLGRSILDLVRRGTAAVGRGIGRLRDWWRARRNFQAGGSRHSVYIQGSGRSARIMIASPPTPYADFIRSVTVAPDKQSDKNQAVEIATQVDTAIATASRDNATPGAAGSTPTTVNHADIIDGLLGRLADATARFMPMDITRSTDPVYGSQVNGFGASASVVRLTPLHNNGSSPSSGEMGNPLWGKVSKRKQGQGVYYIKGHLLNDNLGGPGSTWNNLTPLTQAANSDHKNRFEKFVKLAVNGSEGPYNEPTPDQARARNLKTVNFVVTARYGQQARAADIAYFRDQGGQDATDKADIIEGEQAIPVALDCAAHEIRSDGTAGGPVARHTVDNRIDTTLDHYATRPIPKRIVYLNEMSRSELLTLSGIGEALADAIVEQRPFRTRAEMQAKVHIAQGRWNQLQNTPGLEVRIYRR
- a CDS encoding hotdog domain-containing protein; protein product: MHYVATKICRTSEIGLNGNLFGGTMLSWLDEAGAAFAGYLCRAPAMVTLKMEEVLFRRPVKISHHVRIYARVYKVGRTSITLDVEARRFDFEKELEETVCSTRMVYVKIDGEGNAVPIDERLRDNMDQSISDLMQRL
- the pyk gene encoding pyruvate kinase, with translation MPKCKTKIVCTIGPASDSPEMLEKMLEAGMTIARLNFSHGDFRDHGEVIGRIRAAVEKVGRPVAIMADLPGPKIRIGSLEEEPVELKIGDPFSLTTDEVIGTKELVSVTLKELPKAVRPGDLLFINDGLIQVQVEAIDGVQVHCRVVVGGRLRSKKGLNLPGIDLGISAFTAHDRECMRFALEQGVDAISQSFVNSADDIHAVRRAAEEMGYHPFVIAKIERASILDKIDEIMEAADGVMVARGDLGVELPIEEIAVMQKMITARANLFGKPVITATQMLESMINNRRPTRAEATDVANAILDGTDCVMLSEESALGRYPLEAVKMLVQIALATEPHRTKHSYTKMPEHPIFCEIREVDYIASSVSAIVSQNDTVAAILTPTDSGLTARRLARYKLPTWIVAVSSNKQTCRELLFSSGVFPLYEIHHPTDWTDVAREYAVRFQLKGSCIIQTEGPSPENPDRNHKMEIIDLRDIR
- the radA gene encoding DNA repair protein RadA, producing the protein MKKEQRIFVCGQCGFESRKWLGRCPDCGAWDSLSEQQQLQPTRLGRKAASAQPLTAAVAEENTRLLTNISEMDRVLGGGIVPGSLVLIGGDPGIGKSTLILQLLSSLAAQQQSTLYVTGEESVRQIRMRADRLGIHEEAISVSTENCVEAIVDLALSMRPALLAVDSIQTVYSEEVGSAPGSVTQVRESTARLLTLAKANHLPIVLIGHVTKDGAIAGPRVLEHMVDTVLYFEGDRGQVFRILRTVKNRFGSTNEIGVFEMKESGLAGVDNPSALFLAERPVNVPGSVVLPSVEGTRPILVEVQALVSRSSLGTARRTAIGADPQRLALLTAVLEKKLGVTLFDHDIFLNIAGGIRIVEPALDLGVVAALLSSFLEKPINPSTVVCGEVGLAGEVRAVGQTELRLREAARLGFTTFLMPESSSKQLQKKAGKDIQLLPIRTVADLAEQLFRP